The window TAGTCCAGCCATATATAAATTCCACTACCAAATCTGGTCAGGTATTTGACTTCAGGCTACATGTTCAAAAAAACGGAGAGGGTAAATGGGTAGTCACTACTATTTATCCAAGAGTTGCACCTAGTGGATCAATTATTGCAAATATAAATAATGGAGGATTTACGAATTACTTAGATCCATTTTTACAGCAAGAATTTAAGGAAGAGGCATTTAATATTAGGCGATTGCTGGAGCACTTTTCCTTGTCATTAGCTGAACATCTAGATCAAATTCAAATGGTAAAATACGGGGAAATAATTGACGAAATAGGAATAGATATTGGATTAGATGAAAACCTGAAAATTTGGATTTACGAGGTGAACTGGCGTCCCGGATGTCCGCCAGCTTTCTATTTAGAATTAGACGTAGTGATAAATTCGATAAAATACGCTAAGTATGTAGCAGAAAATCAAGTGAAAATAAAAAAGAATATAGTTGCAGCACAAAAGAGAAATAGAAAGGTCAAAAAGGAATTACCGATAATCGCTATAACAGGGAGTGCTGGGAAAACAACATCTAAAGCATTTCTTGCATCTATATTGGCTAAAAAGTGGACCATTTTTGAGTCAAAGGATTATTGGAATACAACGGAGCATACAAAAAAACATGCAGAGGAAATTAATGATACACATGAAGCAGTTGTACTCGAATACGGAATGGCCTACCCAGGTGTTATTACAGAGCATTGTAGTATTATCCAACCAACGATTAGTGTTGTAACGAATATTGGTCTTGCGCATGTTGGAAACTTTGACGGAGATATTAAAGGAGTTGCACAGGCAAAGTCTGAGCTAATTCACGGCATGGATCAAACAGGTATTTTAATTATCAATAAAGATGATGATAATTCGAAGCATTTGGAGACGACTCAATTTAAAGGAAAGATTATGACCGTTGGCATAAAATCACCTGCCAATTATAGAGCATACGGTATTAAATATGTAGACAACGGCATGAGCTTTAAGATAAAGCTACGGCGCCAAGAAATTGAAATGTTTATACCTATTTTAGGAGAGCATCATGTTTATAACGCGTTGAACGCAATTGCGGTTGCCGATTATTTAGGATTTACACCAATGGAAATAAAAGCGGGTCTAATTTTTAGAAAACCACCAAG is drawn from Psychrobacillus sp. INOP01 and contains these coding sequences:
- a CDS encoding YheC/YheD family protein; amino-acid sequence: MITIGMLHHRRNPTTVIKSYAYAAVARAEGVNFFYFSPGTVNFVNRTIRGQVYENGSWHERIMPFPDVIYNAGSPEKLAKSREIINKLKSEIPFTTNSIGNKWNINERLKDAKEFSSYLIPAEIVKNVESFHKFISSFHKVVFKPIDGRKGKGIYFISKVGESYVVRKDSEDQTYTKQNLNNFLEGKLSEGTFIVQPYINSTTKSGQVFDFRLHVQKNGEGKWVVTTIYPRVAPSGSIIANINNGGFTNYLDPFLQQEFKEEAFNIRRLLEHFSLSLAEHLDQIQMVKYGEIIDEIGIDIGLDENLKIWIYEVNWRPGCPPAFYLELDVVINSIKYAKYVAENQVKIKKNIVAAQKRNRKVKKELPIIAITGSAGKTTSKAFLASILAKKWTIFESKDYWNTTEHTKKHAEEINDTHEAVVLEYGMAYPGVITEHCSIIQPTISVVTNIGLAHVGNFDGDIKGVAQAKSELIHGMDQTGILIINKDDDNSKHLETTQFKGKIMTVGIKSPANYRAYGIKYVDNGMSFKIKLRRQEIEMFIPILGEHHVYNALNAIAVADYLGFTPMEIKAGLIFRKPPRRLTVYDCKDNITVIDDTVHSHPQGVKAAIDVLTNVGKNRNIAIIGQMRELGDLREQEYRKVGDYVYEQGIDVLITYGYRTEEIGAQANARGFPTQNTYHFTDKDKMHELLKEIVRKNDTILVKGASKTNMFDTVHFLDKFFKE